A DNA window from Malus domestica chromosome 12, GDT2T_hap1 contains the following coding sequences:
- the LOC103450751 gene encoding uncharacterized protein — translation MAGMATSFNVSSASSILSRPSQLSSLSFSSKPFFLAMRSSSRTPLRLGFPRIMAFSSNDIKVGSNIEVDGAPWRVIEFLHVKPGKGAAFVRTKMRNYVSGNTVEKTFRAGSTINEANIYKETKQFVYKDGPQFVFMDLTTYEETRVNESSIGDKTKWLKEGMDCNLLLWNDKLIDVDIPITVQLKVVDVDPGLKGDTAQGGGTKPATLETDAVVFVPLFVNVGDEILVDTRTGQYMTRAEKN, via the exons ATGGCGGGAATGGCTACCTCCTTCAACGTCTCCTCCGCCTCCTCCATCCTCAGCCGTCCGTCGCAGCTTTCGTCGCTTTCGTTCTCGTCCAAGCCGTTCTTTCTTGCCATGCGGAGTTCTTCCCGAACCCCCCTGCGTCTCGGATTTCCCA GGATAATGGCTTTTTCCAGCAACGATATAAAAGTGGGTTCCAACATTGAAGTTGATGGGGCTCCTTGGCGAGTTATAG AGTTTCTTCACGTGAAACCTGGGAAAGGGGCCGCATTTGTAAGGACCAAAATGCGCAATTATGTATCAGGAAACACTGTTGAGAAAACATTTCGAGCTGGCAGCACG ATTAATGAGGCAAATATATACAAGGAAACAAAGCAATTCGTATACAAAGACGGTCCCCAGTTTGTCTTCATGGACCTG ACTACCTATGAAGAAACTCGTGTAAATGAATCAAGTATTGGGGACAAAACAAAGTGGCTGAAAGAGGGCATGGACTGCAATTTGCTTCTTTGGAATGATAAA CTTATCGACGTTGATATCCCCATCACAGTGCAGCTGAAGGTGGTTGATGTTGATCCCGGACTTAAAGGTGACACAGCTCAAG GAGGTGGAACAAAGCCTGCAACTCTTGAGACCGATGCTGTTGTCTTTGTCCCGCTGTTCGTTAATGTAGGTGATGAAATACTGGTGGATACCAGAACCGGGCAATACATGACCCGAGCTGAGAAAAATTAG